CTGGTCGGCAAACAGCCGATCCGGTTGCCGATCAGCGACACATTCTCGATATTGGTCGGGCTGGGCGTACCCACCGAGCCGCTGCCATCGCCACGCACCCAGATGCCGGGAATGCCCGAACTGGGCGTCGCCGCGCCCCCGACGGTGTTGCGCTCCAGCCGGGTTCCTCTGGCCCCGCCGGTCACCAGAATGCCCGCCAGGCCGCCATTCGGCTCGGCGACGGTAATCGGCCCGGGAGGAAAAGTCGGCGGAGGCGCGCGCCGCAGGCCTATCACGTTGCCGCGCACCAGCGTGTTCAGATTGGCCGGGCCCTGGACCAGCACGCCCTCCTGGGCATTGCCGGCGATGATGTTGCCCAGAAACGCCTCGGGGGTCGAGTCGATGCCCACAACCGTACCCTGCGTCCCTTCGAGCACGGCCACGCCGCGTCCGGCGTTAGGAATGGGCGCGGTGGCGCCGGCGTTCAGGCCGATGATCGAACGCTCGATGCGATTGCCCACCGGCGGCGTCGAGGTAGGCGCGGCGCCGCGCGTCAATTCGATACCGTTGCCCGCGTTGCCGGAGACCACCGTGCCCGGACCAATGATATTGTTCGCGGCCCCGTTTTCAATGCGGATGCCGCCGGCGCCATTGGGCAGCGCCGCGTCGCCGAGGTAATTTGTGCCGATGAACGCGCCCTGCACGCGGTTGCCGGCGGCATTCGCGGTCATCAGCACGCCGTACTGCGTATTGCCGCTGATCACCAGCGGGGCGGTTATGGGGAGACCGATTAACTGGTTATTGCTGGTCCCCTGCTCAATCAGCACCCCGACGGGCTGGGTCCCCAGCGCGGCCTGACCCGCAAAATTCGTGCCAATGTAATTGGCGCGAATGAAATTGCCGCTGCCGCCGCTGATGCGAATCCCGGCCTGCCCGTTGGCCGAGATCAGATTGCGCCGGTTGTCGGGGGAAGTTCCTACGGTTGAACTGGCACCGATCACATTGCCGGTAGCGTCGGTCAGTTCGACGCCAGAACCGGTGTTGCCGAGGGGCGCGAAACCGCCTGAAGCATCGAGCGTCACGCCGATATAGTTGCCATAGACAAAGTTCCCGCTGGCGCCGGCGATGGAGACCCCGCTGACATTATTGCCGGCGAAGACATTCCGCTGGGGCGGATTAGTAATATCCTCACCCACATAATTCTGGCTGGCGCCATTGGTGATGCGCACCCCGTACCGGTTCGGCTGGGCCGTGGTTTGAGCGGGCAGCACGCCGAAGTAACATCCCTCAACGCGGTTCCCGGTAGCATTGGAGGTGGTAATCCACACCCCCGCGCCACCAGGCTCGACCAGACTAGTGAAGCGAATAAAGATCAACCGGGAGATGGTGATGTTTTTACCTGTAATGCGCAGTCCGAAGCTGTAAGCATTCTGGCCGTCAATCACTACCAGCGGACGGCCAAAGCCGTCCACTGCGCCTTCAATCCTGTCATTTTCCCCTGCTAATGCCGGAAAAGGCGAGCCGACCGGAGAGATGGTCCGCTGCGTAGAAAAGAACCCGGTGTCAAAGCGGATCAAACTTTCCCCATTATCAGCATTCGCGGCGAGGATGGCCTGGCGCAAGGTGCAACCGCCGGGGCTGGGATTCGCGTCTGGCCCGCACGGGGTTGATTGATTATCAAGATCGTTGGTTACGGTATAGGTTCTGGCCGGATCAAAGCCCTGGGCCTCCGCGCGAGGGTGGGCGGCGAAGGGGACGACAACGAGAGCGAGGACCGACAGCAGGAGGGGCCAAAGCCTGCGCGGAGACATCGCGAACTCCTTACGCCACGATCGGAGTGGCGGCTTTAGAATCGGACAAAAGACATTGGAAGTGTAGAATTGCGCACCGATAGTACGCAGGGCTATTCTAGCACGAACTGTAAAGCGATGTAAGGGGGTAAGGATAGGAATTGGGTACTGAGATGGAGGGGATGAGGCCGCCCGGACCCGCAACCGTGTGCTTCGGGCCGCCTCGCGAGCCGGATGGGCGCACAGCGACAAACGTTTCGGGCGGCGATCGCCCATTCCCGCCTTTGGGAGGAGGCGCCGGGCGCCCTCCCGCTGCAAGCTATGCATTACTCGCCCACCAGGCGCGCCGTATGGTTGGCGGGGTTGTCGGCGCCCTGACCTCCCTCAGGCGCCGCGTGCGAGTGTGGCACGCTGCTGGTGGGACGACGAAGAATATAAACCGGTATTCGCCCGGTAGCCCGGCGGCTGAAGCCGCGGGCTACCGCTGCGAAGCCCGCCTGCGCGGGCCATGCCGGATTTCTTAATGATCATTAGCCGTTCCCCTCACCCAAGATTCGCTTCTGTAAAAGCCCCTATACCAACCTCGTTACACCGTGCAAACCCATCATCGCCCGATTCCATCAAGACTCCATATCCAGCAATCCAAAATCCAAAATCCACAATCCAAAATCACGAGGCGACCGGCGCAGGCCGGCGGGCCTCCTCCTGCGAGGCGATGAAGATGCCGGCCAGCAAGAGCACGAAGCCGGCCAGTTGCAGGGGCGCGAAGCGTTCGCCAAAGACCACGAAGGCCAGCAGCGCCGAGCCGACCGGTTCGCCGAGGATGGCAACGGCGATGAACGTGGCCGACAGAGAGGAAAGAGCGTAGTTAAAGGCGGTGTGGCCGAGCAACTGCGGGCCGATCGCCAGACCCAGCAGCAGCAGATAGACGTAGGGCGGAAAGCCAGCCAGGGGCTGCCGGGCAGCCAGCGCCCAGAACACCAGCACGACCGCAGCAGTAGAGTAGACCACGTAGATGTAGGCCAGCACGCTGAGGCGACGCCGCAGGTCGCGCCCGATCAGCAGATAGCCGCTGACAGTGATCGCGCCCGCCAGCGCCAGGGCGTTGCCCAGGGCCGGCGCGGGCGCACTGCTGCTCATCTGGTCCGACAGACCGATGAACACCGTGCCGGTAAATGTGGCGGCGATGCCCAGCAGGGCGCGCCAGCCCAGCCGTTCGCGGAAGAACAGCAGGGAAGCCAGCCCGACCCACAACGGATTGGTGGACACCAGGGCCACGCTGGAGGCCACCGAGGTGTAGGCCAGCGAACTGATCCAGCTCGCGAAATGCATGGCCAGAAACGTCCCCGAGGCCACGCCCAGCAGCAGATCGCGGCGGCGCAGCGCGCGCAACTCCGGGCCGGCGCGCAACCAGGCCAGCGGCGTGAGCAGCAGGGCCGCCAGCGCCAGGCGCCAGGCGGCGATGCTCAGCGAAGGCGCCCCCGCGGCCTGAGCGTAGCGGATCAGGATCGAGGCCGTTGAAACGATCAAAACGCCGGCAAAGAGCACGATGTACGGTAAGAGGGGACGATTCATGGGGTTGCTCACATAAAGTTTCGGACAGGGCCGACAATCGGGTCTGCACTTCTGTCGTGCGGGGGCGCGGAGGTGTGGAGGTGTGGAGGTGTGGAGGTGTGGAGGTGTGTAACGGCGTTCCAGTCGGGCATCCCCACCTGTGAACCACACCTCCACAGCTCTACATCTCCACACCTCCACACCAACACGGAGGTCGGTCCAAAGCAGGATACTCGTTGCGAGCCGGCCTGTCAACGGCTTGTCCTGGGTGCGGCAATCGGATACAATAGCAGACGCGGAAGGCGTTTCGGCAGAGTCTGGACTCACGCTGTTCACTTACGTTCGCGCAGAAACCGCGCCAGGCAGGTACAGGGGGGCAGGTGAGCGCAACGATTGAGGCCGTGCGGGGGATGCGCGATGTGCTGCCGGCCGAGCAACGGCAGGTGGCGGCCGCCCGGCGCGCCCTTGAGGCGACCTTCGAAGCCTACGGCTACGAACCGATCGATCTGCCGATCATCGAATCGCGGGAACTCTACCTGCGCAAGCTGGGAGAAGAACTGGCGGGCAAGGTCTACGAGTTCAACTTCGGCGGTCGGGATCTGGCACTGCGCCCGGAGTGGACCGCTTCGGTGCTGCGGGCGTATGTGGCCCATCTCCGGGACCAGCCGCTGCCGCTGCGGCTCAGTTACAGCGGTCCGGTGTTTCGCTATGAGCGGCCCCAGCGCCATACCCATCGCCAGTTTACCCAGGTAGGGATCGAGATCGTTGGCGGGCCTTCCCCTCGCGCCGACGCCGAGGCCCTGGCCCTGGCCTGCGCCGGGCTCGACGCGGTAGGCGTGACGGGCTACCGGGTGCTCATGGGGCACGTGGGCGTGGCGCGCGAGCTGCTGGCGCAGTTCGATCTCACCGAGCGCACCCGGGACACGCTGGTATGGAGCCTGGAGCGCATCCGCAAAGAAGGGGCGGCGGTGGTGCGGGAGCACCTCCACGAACGGGCGGGCGAACCGCCAATTGACCTGCCGCCCGGTCTCGATGAAGAGCAGGCCCGCGCCTGGCTGCTGCGCACGCTGCAGGCGATGGAGATCGAGCTGAGCACCGGCACGCGGTCGCGAGAGCAGGTGGTGGCCCGGTTGCTGCGGAAGCTGCGCCGCCGCGATGAGCGCGCCGCCATCGAGCGCGCTCTGGATGTGCTGGAGCGCCTGGTGACCGTTCACGGGCCAGCCTCAAGGGCGCTGCCCGCCCTGGCAGCCCTCCTGGAGGAGCAAGGATTGCAGGCCCGCGTCCTCGATGAGGTGCGGGCGATCCTGGCGCTGGTCGCGGCACACGGGATTGATCCAGATCAGATCGATCTCGATTTTGGACTGGGACGGGGTCTGCACTACTACACCGGCCTGATCTTCGAGATTGCCGATGGCAACGGCACGCAACTCTGCGGCGGCGGGCGCTATGACGATCTGGTCGCGGCCCTGGGCGGCCCGAAGGATGTGCCGGCGGTGGGGTTCGCCTATGGGTTAGAGCGGGTGGTCGCGGCGGCAACCGCCCCGGCGCCGGCCGGCCGCCCGCTGGTCCTGGTAGCGCCAGTCGCCGATGACGATTATGCCTACGCCCAGGACGTCGCGCGGCGCCTGCGGGAACGTGGCCTGGCAGTCAGTGTGGACGTGCGCGGGCGCACCCTGGCGCGAAACCTCAGCGATGCAACGCGGCGCGGCGCGCGGTATGTCGTCATCATCGGCGTGGAGGAACGGACCAGCCGCAGCTTCGTCTGGCGCGACCTGGAGCGCCACGACGAGCGGCGCCTCAGTCTGGACGCGCTCGGGGATCTCTAGGGCCGAAGGATTGGCTGCGCCAATCCTTCGGCCCTCCAGTTGATTGGAACCTATGAACAACACCCCATCCTGGGGGCGTTACAGCGAGTTGCGCCCCCACGAGCTCGCCGCCCTTCGCGCCCGCGCTCCGGCAGCCTACCTCCCCTGGGGCGGGCTGATCTGCCACGGCCCCCACCTCCCTCTGGGGCTGGACACGATCATTGCCGAGGCGATTGCCGAGCGGGCCGTCAGACGCACCGGCGGAGTGGTGCTGCCCGCGATCACCTGGCCCCTGGCAATGCCCCACCCCGGCGAATCGCTGGGGCTGAGCGCCACGACGCTCAGGGCCATTCTCGCCGAGAGCCTGGCGGAACTGGCAAAGCACGGCTGGCGCGTGATCGTGGTGATCAGCGGATCTTATTCGCCAGGGCAGGAACTGCTGCTCATAGGCGCCGCCGAACAGGCGCTCGCCAACCATCGCCTGCTGGTGCTGGCCGTTCCGCCGCTGGCTCTGGTTGACGATGAGATGCTCGATCACGGGGCGCTCTGGGAAAGTTCGGTCCTGCTCGCCCTGCGTCCAGACTTGATCCACATGGAAGCCCTTGGGGCCGGCCCGCTGGACCGGCTTAACCATCCTGTAGTGGGCCGCGACCCGCGGGGAGCCGCCTCGGCCTCGCTCGGCAACAGCGTGTTGAACCTGGCTCTGGAACGTATCAGCAGCGCCGTCGAACACTTGCTGGCCAGCGGCGACCCGGCGCCGCTGCAGGCCCTCTACGCACGGCGCCGCGAATACTACCGGCGCCTGACAGCGCGCTACGGCGACGATCTGGAAGCTCTGACCGCGGCCTGGTGGCAGGAGGTGACCGGCAGGGGCCCGGCTGCGCCCCGCTCGCCAAAGACCGGCTGAGGGGCCTGTCCCTGCCCGGGGCGTGTCCCTGACCCTGCGGGTGCGCGAACCATCTGGGTTGCGCGCACATCAAGAATCCGGATGGCCATGCTACGTTTTGCCCTCCCCTCAAAAGGCTCTGGCTACGAAAGCGCCCTGGCGCTGCTGGAGAGTTGCGGCCTGCGCGTGGTGCGGGCCAATCCGCGCCAGTACACCGCCGTGCTGCGGGGTCTTCCCAACACCGAAGTGCTGCTGCATCGCCCGGCTGATATTGTCGAGAAAGTCGCCGAAGGTTCGATAGACATTGGCATCACCGGCTACGACCTGGTGATAGAGCAGCGCGGCGACGACGAGGATCTGCTGGTGCTCTTCGACGACCTGGGCTTCTGGCGGGTGGAACTGGTCTTCGCCGTGCCACAGGGCTGGGTGGACGTGCACGGCTGGGATGATCTGGCCGACCTGGCGGCGGAACTGCGCGCCCAGGGACGCCGGCTGCGGATCGCGACCAAGTACCCCGCGATAGTGCGCCGCTTCTGCGCCAGTCAGGGGATCACCGCTTATGAGATTGTCATCTCCCAGGGCGCTACAGAGGCCGCTCCGGGTCTGGGCTATGCCGACATGATCGCCGACATCGCCGAGACCGGCGCCGCTATTCGCGACAACAAGCTAAAGATCGTCGGCGGGCCGATCCTCACTTCCCAGGCGGTGCTGGTGGGCAGCCGGCGCACCCTGCGCGGCGACGCCGAGAAACTGGGCCTGGTGCGCCAGTTGCTCGAACTGATCGAGGCGCGCCGGCGCGGGCGGTTATTCTATTCGCTCACCGCCAATCTTACGGGCGAGTCGGTTGAGGCCGTGGGACGTCGGGTTACCGCGCGGGTGGAACTGGCCGGCCTGCAGGGGCCAACGATTGCTCCGGTGTGGAGCAAATACGCCAGCGAGGGCAACGCGCCGCAGTGGTACGCCGTGAACGTTGTGGTGCCCCAGGAGGAACTGCTGCCCGCCGTGGATCACCTGCGCGCCATTGGTGCGGTGAGCATCAGCACGGTGCAGGTGCAACACGTCTTCAAGGCGCAGAGCGATGCCTATACGCGCCTGCTGGCAGCCCTGGAGGAGGAGTAAGACGTGTTTTTTTGGTCGGGGAAACCTGGTTGTCCCATAGCGCAATCGTTTGCGTCCGCTCGCCGGGCGCGTTACGCTGATGGAGCGCCTCATGTCTGACGCCTACGCGGCTGCGGGCGTAAACATCGCCGCGGCTACACGCGCCAAGGAACTGATGAGCGCAGCGGTGCGTTCGACCCACGGACCGGCGGTGCTGGCGGGGATGGGCGCCTTCGGGGGTTGCTTCGACCTCGGCGCCGCCGGGGCGGGCAACCAGCCGGTCCTGGTGGCCTCGACTGACGGCGTCGGCACCAAGACGCTGGTGGCGGCGGCCCTCGGGCGCTACGACACGGTGGGCCAGGATCTAGTCAATCACTGCGTGAATGACATTCTGGTTCAGGGCGCCCGGCCGCTGTTCTTCCTCGACTACGTGGCGGCGGCGAAGCTGGAAGTGGAGCAGGTGGCGGCGATTGTTGGCGGGGTGGCAGCGGCCTGCCGCATGGCGGGGTGCGCTCTGCTGGGCGGCGAAACGGCCGAAATGCCCGATGTCTACGCCCCCGGGGCCTTCGACCTGGCCGGAACCATCGTCGGAGTAGTCGAACGCGAGGCCATGCTTCCGCGGCCGGATGTTGCGCCGGGCGACGCGGTGCTGGCCCTGCCCTCAAGCGGGCTGCACACTAACGGCTACTCGCTGGCGCGTCGGATCGCTGCGCGCAGCGGTTATGAGGCGCGCCCAGCGATGCTCGCGGGCCGCAGCGTGGGCGAGGCGCTGCTGGCCGTGCATCGCTGCTACCTGGCGGAAGTGGCGGCCCTGCGCGCCGCCGTGCCGCTCAAGGCCCTGGCGCACATTACCGGCGGAGGCGTGTTCGACAATCTGCCGCGGGCGCTGCCGGCAGGCTTAGGGGCGACCATCGAACGAGGCGCCTGGGACATCCCGCCGATCTGCGCCTACCTGGTTGCCGAGGGAGGACTGTCGGAACACGAAGCCTACCATACCTTCAACATGGGCCTGGGGATGCTGGCGATTGTGCCCTCCGAAGCCGTCGAGACCGCCCTGGCCGCCGTGCCCGAGGCCCGCCGCGTGGGGGCGATTACGGCGGAGCCGGGGGTGCGGCTGGTGTAGGCCCGGGCTGCCAGTTGCAGGGGGTGCGGGGCAAGCCGTGGGGCAACCCGGAGGGTTGCCCCACAGGTCCATTTTTAGACATTCACAAAGGAAAAAACTATGCAAACTGGACCAAAAATCACCGAGGGAAAAACCAAAATCATCTATGCCCATC
This genomic stretch from Chloroflexaceae bacterium harbors:
- a CDS encoding DMT family transporter; the protein is MNRPLLPYIVLFAGVLIVSTASILIRYAQAAGAPSLSIAAWRLALAALLLTPLAWLRAGPELRALRRRDLLLGVASGTFLAMHFASWISSLAYTSVASSVALVSTNPLWVGLASLLFFRERLGWRALLGIAATFTGTVFIGLSDQMSSSAPAPALGNALALAGAITVSGYLLIGRDLRRRLSVLAYIYVVYSTAAVVLVFWALAARQPLAGFPPYVYLLLLGLAIGPQLLGHTAFNYALSSLSATFIAVAILGEPVGSALLAFVVFGERFAPLQLAGFVLLLAGIFIASQEEARRPAPVAS
- the hisZ gene encoding ATP phosphoribosyltransferase regulatory subunit, which encodes MSATIEAVRGMRDVLPAEQRQVAAARRALEATFEAYGYEPIDLPIIESRELYLRKLGEELAGKVYEFNFGGRDLALRPEWTASVLRAYVAHLRDQPLPLRLSYSGPVFRYERPQRHTHRQFTQVGIEIVGGPSPRADAEALALACAGLDAVGVTGYRVLMGHVGVARELLAQFDLTERTRDTLVWSLERIRKEGAAVVREHLHERAGEPPIDLPPGLDEEQARAWLLRTLQAMEIELSTGTRSREQVVARLLRKLRRRDERAAIERALDVLERLVTVHGPASRALPALAALLEEQGLQARVLDEVRAILALVAAHGIDPDQIDLDFGLGRGLHYYTGLIFEIADGNGTQLCGGGRYDDLVAALGGPKDVPAVGFAYGLERVVAAATAPAPAGRPLVLVAPVADDDYAYAQDVARRLRERGLAVSVDVRGRTLARNLSDATRRGARYVVIIGVEERTSRSFVWRDLERHDERRLSLDALGDL
- a CDS encoding creatininase family protein; the encoded protein is MNNTPSWGRYSELRPHELAALRARAPAAYLPWGGLICHGPHLPLGLDTIIAEAIAERAVRRTGGVVLPAITWPLAMPHPGESLGLSATTLRAILAESLAELAKHGWRVIVVISGSYSPGQELLLIGAAEQALANHRLLVLAVPPLALVDDEMLDHGALWESSVLLALRPDLIHMEALGAGPLDRLNHPVVGRDPRGAASASLGNSVLNLALERISSAVEHLLASGDPAPLQALYARRREYYRRLTARYGDDLEALTAAWWQEVTGRGPAAPRSPKTG
- the hisG gene encoding ATP phosphoribosyltransferase, coding for MLRFALPSKGSGYESALALLESCGLRVVRANPRQYTAVLRGLPNTEVLLHRPADIVEKVAEGSIDIGITGYDLVIEQRGDDEDLLVLFDDLGFWRVELVFAVPQGWVDVHGWDDLADLAAELRAQGRRLRIATKYPAIVRRFCASQGITAYEIVISQGATEAAPGLGYADMIADIAETGAAIRDNKLKIVGGPILTSQAVLVGSRRTLRGDAEKLGLVRQLLELIEARRRGRLFYSLTANLTGESVEAVGRRVTARVELAGLQGPTIAPVWSKYASEGNAPQWYAVNVVVPQEELLPAVDHLRAIGAVSISTVQVQHVFKAQSDAYTRLLAALEEE
- the purM gene encoding phosphoribosylformylglycinamidine cyclo-ligase, yielding MSDAYAAAGVNIAAATRAKELMSAAVRSTHGPAVLAGMGAFGGCFDLGAAGAGNQPVLVASTDGVGTKTLVAAALGRYDTVGQDLVNHCVNDILVQGARPLFFLDYVAAAKLEVEQVAAIVGGVAAACRMAGCALLGGETAEMPDVYAPGAFDLAGTIVGVVEREAMLPRPDVAPGDAVLALPSSGLHTNGYSLARRIAARSGYEARPAMLAGRSVGEALLAVHRCYLAEVAALRAAVPLKALAHITGGGVFDNLPRALPAGLGATIERGAWDIPPICAYLVAEGGLSEHEAYHTFNMGLGMLAIVPSEAVETALAAVPEARRVGAITAEPGVRLV